From Chryseobacterium joostei, the proteins below share one genomic window:
- a CDS encoding MbnP family protein → MKIYKFLSLFFIALTLFSFSSCSSRDDDNPQDTTPGTLQIKFENGFNNLGDIVLNQTVQTSSQGQKHNFSTLKYVISNITLIDENGNEFKYNENNPDKGAFIIDQADAVAGIIYLNLNEIPKNNYKKIKFGLGISQNAYLLGMDGQAEFWNRAKQKGMSWSWAAGYVFVKLEGKYGTGSATTEFMNHTGNMGKVAENNTPDLYREITLNLPTTARVNGKIRPSIHILADLNQFLSGDKSLTLTEANAMMMGSSQHLVDVTNNLTKMFKVDHVHND, encoded by the coding sequence ATGAAAATTTATAAATTTTTATCACTATTCTTTATTGCCCTTACCTTATTTTCTTTTTCATCATGCAGCAGCAGGGATGATGATAATCCGCAGGATACTACCCCCGGAACTCTTCAGATCAAATTTGAAAACGGATTTAATAATCTTGGGGATATTGTCCTGAACCAAACCGTACAAACCTCTTCTCAGGGGCAAAAACATAATTTTTCGACCTTAAAGTACGTCATCAGCAACATTACCCTGATTGATGAAAATGGGAATGAATTCAAATACAACGAAAATAACCCTGATAAAGGAGCATTTATAATAGATCAGGCAGATGCCGTAGCAGGAATTATTTATTTAAATCTTAACGAAATCCCGAAAAATAATTATAAGAAAATAAAATTTGGATTGGGAATCAGTCAAAATGCATATCTATTAGGAATGGACGGTCAGGCTGAATTCTGGAACAGAGCGAAACAAAAAGGGATGTCATGGTCATGGGCTGCAGGCTATGTCTTTGTAAAATTAGAAGGGAAATACGGAACAGGTTCGGCAACCACCGAATTTATGAACCATACAGGAAATATGGGGAAAGTTGCGGAGAATAACACTCCTGATCTGTACAGAGAAATTACATTGAATCTTCCTACAACAGCAAGAGTAAATGGTAAAATAAGACCATCCATTCATATTTTGGCAGATTTAAACCAATTTTTAAGCGGAGATAAGTCATTAACTCTTACGGAGGCTAATGCAATGATGATGGGTTCAAGCCAGCATTTGGTGGATGTTACCAACAATCTTACAAAAATGTTTAAGGTAGATCATGTACACAATGACTAA
- a CDS encoding cytochrome-c peroxidase, whose amino-acid sequence MTNFFIKTVLALGIILLSCTSCSDEVMQPLDKNEAYDLRFPSYFPEMTFDKSANPVTKNGVELGRKLFYEGRLSRNNTISCGFCHIQENAFTHHGHTVSHGVDDRIGIRNVPPIQNMAFLKRYMWDGVIHNLNEQPIIPMTDVNEMDSSMPEAISKIKDDPKYKKLFSAAYGDENVTGERILKALSQFMASMISADSKYDRFKQGKESLTSEESQGMALFNQKCASCHSGGLFTDESFRNTGMYYNNQFKDAGLHRVTLNQNDWMKFRVPSLRNVEYTAPYMHDGRFYTLEAVLNFYSDNVEDNPNLDPQLKQNNHIGIAMNSQEKQLIITFLKTLSDKGFITNPKFAE is encoded by the coding sequence ATGACTAATTTTTTCATAAAAACAGTACTGGCTCTGGGGATTATTCTCCTGAGCTGTACTTCTTGTTCGGATGAGGTGATGCAGCCGCTTGATAAAAATGAAGCATATGATCTGAGGTTTCCATCTTATTTTCCGGAAATGACTTTTGATAAATCTGCCAATCCGGTTACCAAAAATGGAGTAGAACTGGGTAGAAAATTGTTCTATGAGGGAAGACTTTCCAGAAATAATACCATTTCCTGTGGCTTTTGTCATATTCAGGAAAATGCTTTTACCCATCACGGACATACGGTAAGCCACGGTGTTGATGATAGGATAGGAATTAGAAATGTGCCCCCCATTCAGAATATGGCATTTCTCAAAAGGTATATGTGGGATGGGGTGATTCATAATTTAAATGAACAACCCATTATCCCGATGACGGATGTGAATGAAATGGATAGCTCTATGCCGGAAGCTATTTCCAAAATAAAAGATGATCCGAAGTATAAAAAACTATTCAGTGCAGCCTATGGAGATGAAAATGTAACAGGCGAAAGGATCTTAAAGGCATTATCACAATTTATGGCATCAATGATTTCTGCCGATTCCAAGTATGACAGATTCAAGCAAGGAAAAGAAAGTCTCACTTCTGAAGAATCTCAGGGAATGGCTTTATTCAATCAGAAATGTGCGTCTTGCCATAGCGGAGGATTGTTTACTGATGAAAGCTTTAGAAATACAGGAATGTATTACAATAATCAATTTAAAGATGCAGGTCTTCATCGAGTAACCCTGAATCAGAATGACTGGATGAAATTCCGGGTACCCAGCTTGAGAAATGTGGAGTATACAGCTCCTTATATGCATGACGGAAGATTTTATACGTTAGAAGCAGTCCTTAATTTTTACTCAGACAACGTAGAAGATAATCCTAATCTGGATCCGCAACTGAAACAGAATAATCACATTGGAATTGCCATGAACAGTCAGGAAAAGCAATTGATTATTACCTTTCTGAAAACCTTATCCGATAAAGGTTTTATCACCAATCCAAAATTCGCAGAATAA
- a CDS encoding transporter: MKKIILIISMVLFTMGQAKTIRDSADISQNNFRTIDFDDDCDACGCAAGNGSSGFESLLNPQFIGIKYFAQHYKAKENLFVKDLTQDQYFNTLQIWGKIPLTQKLSVYASLPFHFHEKKTMQGDIRINGIGDLNLMGIYKLFNSKDSFHQLSGGLGVKIPLGKFDEKGISGVNPSFQLGTGSWDYQAALNYKFQKNKIAVLINTDYTIKTENKKNYRFGNQWNYAATGFYQIAGNEKTIFSAKAGVQGEVYAQNKQFDEALPNTAGSALYGKLGFEASYKRFSLGSEIMLPAYTHLAGGDIEAKSRFSVFVNIGI, from the coding sequence ATGAAGAAGATCATTTTAATCATAAGTATGGTCCTGTTTACAATGGGCCAGGCAAAAACAATCAGGGACAGCGCTGATATTTCACAGAATAATTTTAGGACAATAGATTTTGATGACGATTGTGATGCCTGCGGTTGTGCTGCAGGAAACGGTTCATCAGGTTTTGAATCCTTATTGAATCCACAATTTATAGGAATTAAATACTTTGCGCAGCATTACAAAGCAAAGGAAAATTTATTTGTAAAGGACTTGACACAGGATCAGTATTTCAATACCTTACAGATTTGGGGAAAGATACCATTAACCCAAAAACTGAGTGTATATGCAAGTTTGCCATTCCATTTTCATGAGAAGAAAACAATGCAGGGTGATATCAGGATCAATGGAATAGGAGATTTAAATCTGATGGGAATTTATAAGCTTTTTAATTCTAAGGATAGTTTTCATCAGCTAAGTGGAGGATTAGGAGTGAAAATTCCTTTGGGGAAGTTTGATGAAAAAGGAATCTCAGGGGTTAACCCGAGCTTTCAGTTGGGAACTGGAAGCTGGGATTATCAGGCAGCGCTGAACTATAAATTTCAAAAGAATAAAATTGCAGTATTGATTAATACAGATTACACCATAAAAACGGAAAATAAAAAGAACTATCGTTTCGGAAACCAATGGAACTATGCTGCTACAGGGTTCTATCAGATTGCAGGAAATGAAAAAACTATTTTTTCTGCAAAAGCAGGGGTACAGGGAGAAGTATATGCTCAAAACAAACAGTTTGATGAAGCCTTACCTAATACGGCCGGAAGTGCTTTATATGGAAAACTGGGATTTGAGGCCTCTTATAAAAGATTCAGTCTGGGAAGTGAAATCATGCTGCCGGCTTATACTCACCTTGCCGGAGGAGATATTGAAGCGAAATCACGTTTCAGTGTTTTTGTGAATATTGGAATATAA
- a CDS encoding TonB-dependent receptor plug domain-containing protein, with amino-acid sequence MILCSNSCALSLLSYIYPLALSLFLNELMGPKPTTSQFHKVVFTVFVLTSQFLFSQTKKKDSIKEETIKVVNIYKKNFKEILPAQILQGEELERLNSHSVADALRYFSGVQIKDYGGMGGLKTINIRSMGSQHVGVFYDGIQLGNAQNGVVDLGRYSLDDLEEISLYNGQKSEIFQPAKDFGSSGSIYLQPKTPVFTGTRKTNLVIRAKSASIDLFNPSFRLEQKISKRISASVSAEFLQSDGLYKFRYTRKYPNGETATDTIAKRYDSDIKAKRFETSVNGTLNNGSWNIRGYGYISDRGIPAPIVKYRFKARGARMLDENYFVQANFRKKLFPKFETQLKAKFAYDYTHFNDTVLAQTVKSSINTYIQREVYLSSSNLYSINSNWDVSLSGDFQYNNLNADLTNFTYPTRYTTLVALATTYQWNRLKFLGSLLGTFTFEEVRRNKRPDDRREWTPALFMSYQPAAIPELTLRAFYKKIFRLPTFNDLYYTNIGSTYLEPEFTFQHDIGFTYQKKYNNSLLKSFYVKVDGYYNRVKDKIVAVPTVNMFRWMMVNLGRVEIIGADVNVQAEMMLGKVKLKPLLSYTYQSAKDKTDKGWGIIPGDTFYGQQIPYTPWHSGSFTMMADYKDWGFNYSMIYVGKRYDGQMDNIQYNFVQPWYTHDLSVQKKLSLAGHPFKINLEMNNVFNQYYDVVQNYPMPGRNFRLTLNFTL; translated from the coding sequence ATGATTTTGTGCAGTAACAGCTGTGCCTTATCGTTGCTTTCTTATATCTATCCATTAGCGTTATCATTATTCCTGAATGAGCTAATGGGGCCAAAACCGACTACATCTCAATTTCATAAGGTTGTTTTCACAGTATTCGTGTTAACATCTCAATTCTTGTTTTCCCAAACGAAGAAAAAAGACAGCATTAAGGAAGAAACCATTAAGGTTGTCAATATTTACAAAAAGAACTTTAAAGAAATACTTCCTGCTCAGATCTTGCAGGGGGAAGAGCTTGAAAGGCTGAACAGTCACTCTGTGGCAGATGCTTTACGGTATTTCTCAGGAGTCCAGATCAAGGACTATGGAGGAATGGGTGGTTTGAAGACCATTAATATCCGAAGTATGGGAAGCCAGCACGTAGGAGTTTTCTATGATGGAATTCAATTGGGGAATGCTCAAAATGGAGTCGTAGATTTAGGAAGATATTCCTTGGATGATCTGGAAGAGATTTCATTATACAACGGGCAAAAGAGTGAGATCTTCCAGCCCGCAAAGGATTTTGGATCATCGGGATCTATTTATTTACAGCCCAAGACCCCTGTTTTTACAGGAACCAGAAAGACTAATCTGGTCATTAGAGCCAAAAGTGCTTCCATCGATTTATTTAACCCCTCTTTCCGTTTAGAACAAAAGATTTCAAAAAGAATTTCTGCAAGCGTTAGTGCCGAGTTTCTGCAAAGTGATGGACTTTACAAATTTCGTTATACCAGAAAATATCCTAATGGGGAAACCGCTACCGATACAATTGCTAAAAGATATGACTCTGATATTAAGGCAAAACGTTTTGAAACATCCGTTAATGGTACTTTAAATAACGGAAGCTGGAATATACGTGGTTACGGTTATATTTCAGATCGTGGTATTCCGGCGCCTATTGTAAAATACCGCTTTAAGGCAAGAGGAGCGAGAATGCTTGATGAAAACTATTTTGTACAGGCCAATTTTAGAAAGAAACTATTTCCAAAGTTTGAAACCCAGCTTAAGGCGAAATTTGCCTACGATTATACTCATTTCAATGACACTGTACTGGCTCAGACTGTTAAAAGTTCAATCAATACTTACATTCAAAGGGAAGTGTATCTTTCTTCTTCCAATTTATATTCTATTAATTCTAATTGGGATGTAAGTTTAAGTGGAGATTTTCAGTATAATAATCTGAATGCTGATTTAACAAATTTTACGTATCCTACCCGTTATACTACACTTGTAGCATTGGCTACCACTTATCAGTGGAACAGATTAAAGTTTCTGGGAAGCCTCTTGGGTACCTTTACCTTTGAGGAAGTAAGAAGAAATAAAAGACCAGATGACAGGAGAGAATGGACTCCGGCTCTATTTATGAGCTATCAGCCTGCTGCCATTCCGGAGCTTACCCTTAGAGCTTTCTATAAAAAGATTTTCAGACTGCCAACTTTTAATGACCTGTATTACACCAATATCGGAAGTACCTATCTGGAACCCGAATTTACCTTTCAGCATGACATCGGGTTTACCTATCAGAAAAAATATAATAATTCTTTACTAAAGTCATTTTATGTGAAAGTAGACGGATATTATAACAGAGTTAAGGATAAGATTGTTGCAGTACCTACTGTGAATATGTTTCGCTGGATGATGGTTAACCTTGGAAGAGTTGAAATCATTGGAGCAGATGTAAATGTTCAGGCAGAAATGATGCTGGGAAAGGTAAAGCTGAAGCCGTTACTATCCTATACTTATCAAAGTGCCAAGGATAAGACAGATAAAGGATGGGGAATCATTCCAGGAGATACCTTTTATGGCCAGCAAATTCCTTATACCCCTTGGCATAGCGGATCTTTTACCATGATGGCTGACTATAAGGATTGGGGATTTAATTATAGTATGATCTACGTAGGAAAGCGCTATGACGGCCAGATGGATAATATTCAATACAATTTTGTTCAGCCTTGGTACACCCATGATCTTTCCGTTCAGAAAAAATTGAGTCTGGCCGGGCACCCATTTAAGATTAACCTTGAAATGAATAATGTTTTTAATCAGTACTATGATGTTGTACAGAATTATCCTATGCCGGGAAGAAACTTTAGACTCACTTTAAACTTCACCTTATGA
- a CDS encoding YncE family protein, which yields MRKLNIFFLLFALVSLVACRTDEIVIPMEVVDGLAPPENTAIKGFYVLNEGNMGSNKCTLDFFDYTTGTYYRNIYAEINPNVLKELGDVGNDIKIYGGKLYIVVNVSNTIEVLDAKTAKRIKSIHLQNCRYLAFNNGKAYASSYVGPVDINPNAPKGKVVEIDTASLAIQREVTVGYQPEEMEIVGNKLFVANSGGYMVPNYDRTVSVIDLNNFTETKKIDVAINLHRLKKDNYGDLYVSSRGDYYDVPSNLYLLDASTGAIKKDFHLAVNEMTIVNDKLYFYGNEFNYNTHTYKKTFGIIDVKTEQIIANRIVDPEYEAIIKTPYGIAVNPITEDIYITDARNYVSMGYVYCFDKNGHFKWKTEGGNIPAHFAFLYK from the coding sequence ATGAGAAAACTGAATATCTTTTTTTTACTTTTTGCATTGGTCTCTCTTGTAGCTTGCCGTACGGATGAAATAGTGATCCCGATGGAGGTGGTGGATGGTCTTGCTCCTCCTGAAAATACAGCCATAAAAGGGTTCTATGTATTGAATGAAGGGAACATGGGAAGTAACAAATGTACATTGGATTTTTTTGATTATACCACAGGAACGTACTACAGGAATATCTATGCAGAAATTAATCCCAATGTTTTAAAAGAATTGGGAGATGTGGGAAATGACATTAAAATCTATGGGGGTAAGCTATACATTGTGGTCAACGTTTCTAACACCATTGAAGTTCTTGATGCCAAAACAGCCAAGCGCATAAAATCAATTCATTTGCAGAACTGCAGATACTTAGCATTCAATAATGGAAAAGCTTATGCCAGCAGCTATGTGGGTCCTGTAGACATCAATCCCAATGCACCTAAGGGAAAAGTAGTGGAAATTGATACTGCATCTCTTGCCATCCAACGAGAAGTAACCGTAGGATATCAGCCTGAGGAAATGGAAATCGTAGGTAATAAGCTGTTTGTAGCCAATTCAGGAGGATATATGGTTCCCAACTATGACAGAACAGTTTCCGTTATAGACTTAAACAACTTTACAGAAACCAAAAAGATTGATGTTGCTATTAATCTTCATCGTCTTAAAAAAGATAACTATGGAGATTTGTATGTAAGCTCAAGAGGAGATTACTATGATGTTCCTTCCAATTTATATTTGCTAGATGCTTCTACAGGAGCAATAAAAAAAGACTTTCACCTTGCTGTCAATGAAATGACAATCGTTAATGACAAGCTCTATTTCTACGGAAACGAATTCAATTACAATACCCATACCTATAAGAAAACATTCGGAATCATTGATGTAAAGACCGAGCAGATTATTGCCAACAGAATTGTTGATCCGGAGTATGAAGCCATCATTAAAACTCCTTACGGAATTGCTGTAAACCCTATCACCGAAGATATTTACATTACTGATGCAAGAAATTATGTATCGATGGGATATGTGTATTGCTTTGATAAAAACGGACATTTTAAATGGAAAACAGAGGGTGGAAATATCCCTGCCCATTTCGCTTTTCTATATAAATAA
- a CDS encoding cell surface protein: MNKRTANYLKTGALSLLFVGIIASCKHDDNEFSFNGLDDSYTIERFKVLNIPTNISGSFTWSINDSIISNNSELEFISAKADAFPLTLKIGHNGEEKVYHSKIVVTKETGTLSKYIAKVLDFRPAVGQFMNEIPEYVQGNTSADMLQKASASLVGSNSTMLSLGGFGGYVVFGFDHTIPNLNGRDFKILGNAFFGNASNDPRSGSCEPGIIMVAYDRNKNGKPDDNEWYEIAGSEYFKNTTTKDYSITYFKPNENKVPVPGNDGWQTDIEYIKWQDNLGNSGFKTKNTFHAQSYYPLWFSDASYGFTGTRLKDNFYDQSGTGTYWVGKSYDFGYADNAPNTDEASNIDISWAVDRNGRYVKLPGIDFVRVHTGINQEAGWLGEVSTEVAGAYDLHYKK; encoded by the coding sequence ATGAACAAAAGAACTGCTAATTATTTAAAAACCGGAGCCTTATCACTTCTTTTTGTAGGAATCATAGCTTCCTGTAAGCATGATGATAATGAATTTTCCTTTAACGGGTTAGATGACTCCTACACCATTGAGCGCTTTAAAGTACTGAATATTCCCACCAATATTTCAGGAAGTTTTACCTGGAGCATTAATGATTCTATTATTTCCAACAACTCAGAATTGGAATTCATCAGTGCAAAAGCAGATGCCTTTCCTTTAACATTAAAGATCGGACATAATGGTGAGGAAAAAGTATATCATTCTAAAATCGTTGTGACCAAGGAAACAGGAACATTAAGTAAATACATTGCCAAGGTACTTGATTTTCGTCCGGCTGTAGGGCAGTTCATGAATGAAATCCCTGAATATGTTCAAGGTAACACCTCTGCAGATATGCTTCAAAAAGCTAGCGCTTCTCTTGTGGGTTCCAATTCTACAATGTTAAGTCTTGGAGGCTTCGGAGGATATGTAGTATTTGGATTTGATCATACCATACCCAATTTAAACGGAAGAGATTTTAAGATTCTGGGAAATGCATTCTTTGGAAATGCCTCCAATGATCCCCGTTCAGGAAGCTGTGAGCCGGGAATTATTATGGTTGCCTACGACAGAAACAAAAACGGAAAACCCGATGACAATGAATGGTATGAAATTGCAGGAAGTGAATATTTTAAAAATACGACAACAAAGGATTACAGCATAACCTATTTCAAGCCCAACGAAAATAAAGTTCCTGTTCCTGGAAATGATGGCTGGCAGACCGATATCGAATACATCAAATGGCAGGATAATCTTGGGAATAGCGGGTTTAAAACTAAGAATACATTCCACGCACAAAGCTACTATCCTTTGTGGTTTTCAGATGCTTCCTACGGATTTACAGGAACTAGGCTTAAAGATAATTTTTATGATCAAAGCGGGACTGGAACGTATTGGGTAGGGAAATCATATGACTTTGGATATGCTGATAATGCTCCCAATACGGATGAAGCTTCCAATATTGATATCTCGTGGGCTGTTGACCGTAACGGAAGATATGTGAAATTACCGGGAATTGATTTTGTAAGAGTGCATACAGGAATCAATCAGGAAGCCGGATGGCTGGGTGAAGTTTCCACGGAAGTTGCCGGAGCCTACGATCTACATTATAAAAAATAA
- a CDS encoding DUF5074 domain-containing protein, with the protein MKKFYIFIMLFLFALFTNAQMKVQGVPRNDLSGNNQLNTINNTTTTLSFSDVQYWVGTGSNQAAFVVQWNDSKNPDALVWGFKWDGNATGEDMLKAIAKADHRFYTLLYQGTQFGTAIGGIGFDLNGQNSRALIKGGNATYPLYPLDGIVNTTAYDFDEYVAQDTNDHWNAGWYNGFWSYWVKDPTDADFGFSGVGATSRVLQNGSWDVWNYSPMSGSFPISSTMTPVSPYVSSTNFTNGFFMVNEEWYGHTNGSVNFIDNNGQITNRVYSNANNNHAFGATTQFGTIYGDKFYFVSKQAADAGDAQYTPGGRLVIANAQTMQKIAGFNDIGGGDGRSFLGVNEHKGYIGASNGIFLFNIDNLQVGSLITGTGGGSQYAGQIGNMIRTSKYVFAVKQGAGILVIDPNTDTLVNTIAGPFISIAQAKDGSVWAIQKQKLANINPATLAVQYYNIPTTTYSDSWGAWNAGSFTASNTENTLYWIKGGSGFVAGNQIVKFDVTTKGFNEAFITLPGQTGTYKQIPYGAALRVNPSTGNLILNTTESGFGAHFQKNWIHTFDATGNLINTRTLDDYYWFPSLAVFPDNTAPTVSNTFPTQLTASSATSIDLKTMVSDEDSFGSSIIKSVKSNSNPTVVSAEINANEELVITPITSGTANIVISFNSNGKVIDKTLTVNSNAATLATAEVKKLEFGIYPNPVTDILYIKTQEKVINIAIYDASGKLVNTQFSNGQVNVSMLPKGMYMLKAVTDKAVYQQKLIKN; encoded by the coding sequence ATGAAAAAGTTTTACATTTTTATCATGCTTTTTCTGTTTGCATTGTTCACGAATGCTCAGATGAAAGTACAGGGTGTACCCCGAAATGATCTTTCAGGGAATAATCAGTTAAATACCATTAATAATACAACGACTACGCTCAGTTTTTCTGATGTGCAGTACTGGGTAGGAACAGGTTCCAATCAGGCTGCATTTGTTGTACAGTGGAATGATAGCAAAAATCCTGATGCCTTGGTATGGGGATTTAAATGGGACGGAAATGCTACCGGAGAAGATATGCTTAAGGCTATTGCAAAGGCAGACCATAGGTTTTATACATTATTATATCAGGGGACTCAGTTTGGAACCGCAATAGGAGGGATTGGCTTTGACCTGAACGGACAGAACAGCAGAGCTCTTATTAAAGGAGGAAATGCTACCTATCCACTATATCCGTTAGATGGTATTGTAAACACTACAGCTTATGATTTTGATGAGTATGTAGCTCAGGATACTAATGATCATTGGAATGCGGGATGGTATAATGGCTTCTGGTCATACTGGGTAAAAGATCCTACAGATGCAGACTTTGGTTTTTCAGGAGTAGGAGCTACGTCACGTGTGCTTCAAAATGGTTCATGGGATGTATGGAATTATAGCCCTATGTCAGGATCATTCCCAATTTCTTCTACAATGACACCTGTTTCTCCTTACGTAAGTTCTACAAACTTTACCAATGGATTCTTTATGGTAAATGAAGAGTGGTACGGACATACAAACGGTTCTGTTAACTTTATTGATAATAACGGACAGATCACTAATCGCGTTTACAGTAATGCGAATAACAATCATGCTTTCGGAGCCACTACACAATTCGGAACAATCTATGGAGATAAATTTTACTTTGTATCCAAGCAGGCTGCTGATGCAGGAGATGCACAATATACACCCGGTGGTAGATTGGTCATTGCCAATGCACAAACCATGCAGAAAATTGCAGGATTCAATGATATCGGAGGTGGAGATGGAAGATCTTTTCTGGGAGTGAACGAACACAAGGGGTATATTGGTGCTTCCAATGGAATTTTTTTATTTAATATTGATAATCTGCAGGTGGGAAGCCTCATAACCGGAACAGGTGGAGGAAGTCAGTATGCGGGGCAGATTGGGAACATGATCCGTACTTCAAAATATGTTTTTGCAGTGAAGCAGGGTGCAGGTATTTTAGTGATCGATCCTAATACCGATACTTTAGTAAATACAATTGCTGGGCCTTTTATTTCTATTGCTCAGGCAAAAGATGGAAGCGTTTGGGCAATTCAGAAGCAGAAATTAGCCAACATCAATCCAGCAACTCTTGCAGTACAATATTATAATATCCCTACTACAACATACTCAGATTCATGGGGCGCTTGGAATGCAGGAAGCTTTACAGCAAGTAATACAGAAAATACTTTATATTGGATTAAAGGCGGAAGCGGATTTGTTGCAGGAAATCAAATTGTTAAATTTGACGTTACCACAAAAGGATTTAACGAGGCATTTATTACACTTCCAGGGCAAACAGGAACCTATAAGCAGATTCCTTACGGAGCAGCATTGCGTGTAAATCCATCCACCGGAAATCTTATCCTGAATACCACAGAAAGCGGATTTGGTGCCCATTTTCAAAAAAACTGGATCCACACATTTGATGCTACTGGTAATTTGATTAATACCAGAACACTGGATGATTATTATTGGTTCCCATCATTAGCAGTATTCCCGGATAATACAGCTCCAACTGTAAGCAATACTTTCCCGACACAGTTAACAGCCTCAAGTGCGACTTCCATTGATCTGAAAACAATGGTTTCTGACGAAGATAGTTTTGGGTCATCTATTATTAAATCTGTGAAATCAAACAGTAATCCTACAGTTGTTTCTGCAGAAATTAATGCCAATGAAGAACTGGTAATTACACCAATTACTTCTGGAACAGCTAATATTGTAATTAGTTTCAATTCTAATGGTAAGGTTATTGACAAAACACTTACAGTAAATAGTAATGCGGCTACTTTAGCAACTGCTGAGGTGAAGAAACTTGAATTTGGTATTTATCCGAATCCGGTTACAGACATCCTTTATATCAAAACACAGGAAAAAGTAATCAATATAGCAATATATGATGCTTCCGGTAAATTGGTTAACACACAGTTCAGCAATGGACAAGTAAATGTAAGCATGTTACCAAAAGGAATGTATATGCTGAAAGCAGTAACTGATAAAGCGGTGTATCAGCAAAAACTAATTAAAAATTAA
- a CDS encoding T9SS type A sorting domain-containing protein, which produces MKTNLLVRQHAIKAAMSALFLFLMNSMSFAQIVKYYASSQTNQVLGICIGCGVVNPQNAVGSNENDYSVLQVSIGLLARTEQTLIFPNSAYTNKLVIGIGSNGTPLSAQVLGGVSIETFNGEVSNNDYQNLSNDILKLGDTDPSKGEIELTMNKPYDRIKINVNSGLLNLGGELRVYYGYQYKDPFISLRAHSQNGQVTLDKNLPLEGSEVTLVNTSGKEVFRTKLNSNTFQTNQPEGIYIMTVQTKKGETYSKKILIK; this is translated from the coding sequence ATGAAAACCAATTTATTAGTGAGACAGCATGCTATAAAAGCAGCGATGTCAGCCCTATTTTTGTTCTTAATGAACTCCATGTCTTTTGCACAGATTGTAAAGTATTATGCCAGCAGCCAGACGAATCAAGTTCTTGGTATCTGCATAGGCTGTGGCGTAGTAAATCCTCAAAATGCTGTAGGAAGCAATGAGAATGATTATTCTGTTCTGCAGGTTTCAATAGGCTTGCTAGCCCGTACTGAACAAACCTTAATTTTCCCAAATAGTGCTTATACCAATAAGCTGGTAATAGGTATCGGGTCAAATGGAACTCCTTTATCTGCACAAGTATTGGGAGGTGTATCTATTGAAACATTTAATGGAGAAGTTTCAAATAATGATTACCAAAATCTAAGCAATGACATTCTTAAGCTAGGAGACACAGATCCAAGCAAAGGTGAGATTGAACTTACGATGAACAAGCCTTATGACCGAATTAAAATAAATGTGAATTCCGGTTTACTTAATTTAGGAGGTGAACTTAGAGTATACTATGGATACCAATATAAGGATCCATTTATCAGCTTACGTGCCCACAGCCAAAACGGACAGGTCACTCTTGATAAAAATCTTCCACTGGAAGGTTCGGAGGTTACCCTTGTTAATACTTCAGGAAAAGAAGTATTCCGTACTAAGCTGAATTCAAACACTTTTCAAACCAACCAGCCTGAAGGCATCTACATCATGACCGTTCAGACCAAGAAAGGAGAAACTTATTCTAAGAAGATCTTGATTAAATAA